One Mixta gaviniae genomic window carries:
- a CDS encoding MFS transporter: MSSLTDVRRVALAKPSLHKTLFATCIGNALEWFDIAVYGFFASYIAHAFFPTSDASVSLLLTFGSFGVSFLIRPLGALVLGSYADRHGRKKALLLSINLMMLGGALITLMPGYAAIGLAAPLLILAARLIQGFSAGGEFGSSTAFLVEHFPERKAFIASWQFATQGASTLMASAFGLGLTQLLSETQMMAWGWRIPFAFGLLIGPLGLYIRRHVPEPASFTPQAKHAAPLKTLIGRQKTLMLLAVGLMVISTAVNYMLNYIPTYATQSLHLSGSVAFSATLVAGVILTVVTPLMGLLAERIGRAPLMWGALILLALTLWPAFHFMIRYTSPLSLILLVGWMALLKSIYFSAVPSVMADLFPTATRASGMAISYNVAVTLFGGFAPLICTLLIQATGSSLAPGYYLILMALLSGTALWRSRTVLH; encoded by the coding sequence ATGAGCAGCCTGACTGACGTGCGCCGTGTCGCGCTGGCCAAACCCAGCCTGCATAAAACCCTGTTTGCCACCTGCATTGGTAACGCGCTGGAGTGGTTTGATATTGCGGTCTACGGCTTTTTCGCCAGCTATATCGCCCACGCCTTTTTTCCCACCAGCGACGCCTCGGTTTCGCTGCTGCTGACCTTCGGCAGTTTCGGCGTTTCCTTTCTTATCCGCCCACTGGGTGCGCTGGTGCTTGGCAGCTACGCCGACCGCCACGGTCGTAAAAAGGCATTGCTGCTGTCGATTAACCTGATGATGTTAGGCGGGGCGCTGATCACCCTGATGCCCGGCTATGCCGCTATCGGGCTGGCGGCACCGCTGCTGATCCTGGCGGCACGCCTGATTCAGGGCTTTTCCGCCGGCGGCGAGTTCGGCAGCTCTACCGCTTTTCTGGTCGAGCATTTTCCGGAGCGTAAGGCGTTTATCGCCAGCTGGCAGTTTGCTACCCAAGGCGCCAGCACGCTGATGGCGTCGGCGTTCGGTCTCGGCCTGACGCAGCTGCTTAGCGAGACGCAGATGATGGCGTGGGGCTGGCGCATCCCGTTCGCTTTCGGCCTGCTGATCGGGCCGCTGGGGCTTTATATCCGACGCCACGTGCCGGAGCCGGCCAGCTTTACGCCGCAGGCGAAGCACGCCGCGCCGCTGAAAACGCTGATCGGACGTCAAAAAACGCTGATGCTGCTGGCGGTTGGGCTGATGGTGATCTCCACAGCGGTTAACTACATGCTTAACTATATTCCCACCTACGCGACGCAGAGCCTGCACCTTTCCGGCAGCGTTGCCTTCAGCGCTACCCTGGTGGCTGGGGTTATTTTAACCGTGGTAACACCGCTGATGGGGTTGCTGGCCGAGCGCATCGGCCGTGCGCCGCTGATGTGGGGCGCGCTTATCCTGCTGGCGCTGACGCTCTGGCCCGCGTTCCACTTTATGATCCGCTATACCTCACCCTTGAGCCTGATCCTGCTGGTAGGCTGGATGGCGTTGCTGAAGTCGATCTATTTTTCCGCCGTGCCGTCGGTCATGGCGGATCTGTTCCCGACGGCGACGCGCGCCAGCGGTATGGCGATAAGCTATAACGTGGCGGTGACCCTTTTTGGCGGGTTTGCGCCGCTGATCTGCACGCTACTGATTCAGGCCACCGGCTCCAGCCTCGCGCCGGGCTACTACCTGATTCTGATGGCGCTGCTCAGCGGCACGGCGCTCTGGCGCAGCAGGACAGTGTTGCATTAA
- a CDS encoding pyridoxamine 5'-phosphate oxidase family protein: protein MENQSEVYTRPEPIVELPEAVFNRLRGEITPQAVNEAVRLSTVDAEGWPHAAQLSLGEVFAIDRQTLRVALWPDSQTSENLRRDGRLSVALAYDKGIIEMRGRAIQIAEDQTDLNLAVFEIDIGNIMVHRSDYAEVATGVTFKIHEPEKVAARWQEQRHMLSSLE, encoded by the coding sequence ATGGAAAATCAAAGTGAGGTTTACACCCGTCCTGAACCGATCGTGGAATTACCGGAAGCGGTATTCAACCGGCTGCGCGGCGAGATCACGCCTCAGGCGGTGAATGAGGCGGTGCGTCTCTCCACCGTTGATGCCGAAGGCTGGCCGCATGCCGCCCAGCTTAGCCTGGGAGAAGTATTTGCTATCGATCGCCAAACGCTGCGCGTCGCGCTCTGGCCCGATTCCCAGACCAGCGAAAACCTGCGACGCGATGGCCGCCTCTCCGTCGCGCTGGCCTACGATAAAGGCATTATCGAAATGCGCGGCCGCGCGATTCAGATTGCAGAGGATCAGACCGACCTGAACCTGGCGGTATTCGAGATCGATATCGGCAATATCATGGTGCATCGTTCCGACTATGCAGAGGTGGCAACCGGGGTTACCTTTAAAATTCACGAGCCGGAAAAAGTGGCGGCGCGCTGGCAAGAGCAGCGCCATATGCTGTCGTCGCTGGAGTAA
- a CDS encoding M20 family metallopeptidase — protein sequence MTAEQAVTGATAWFDSGEFQRLLARRVALMTESQRDDRDAQLAHYLDKEIAPQLAALGFTLHRLENPAAANRPFLIATRIEDEALPTLLCYGHGDVVFGDDENWREGLSPWRLQEEGDRWYGRGSADNKGQHCINLAALEQVFHARGGRLGFNCKILFEMGEEISSPGLAEICQQQAELLRADLFIASDGPRLNAARPTLFLGSRGCVNFRLSIHARDNAYHSGNWGGLLSNPGTQLANAIASLVNQQGQLRVAALRPTSLTDSVRQILSDIAVGGTPGDPAIDINWGEAGLTPTERLYGWNTLEVLSMLTGNPARPMNAIPGSATAVCQLRFVVGTDWENLVSHIQAHLQQHGFDNVEVTFLRGSPATRLDPADPLVAWALAVMAQSSGKKPALLPNLGGSLPNEVFSEILGLPTLWVPHSYPACGQHGVNEHMLKSIAREGLQIMTRLFWDLGEQGGALLDRRRAWRRATS from the coding sequence ATGACGGCAGAACAGGCAGTAACAGGCGCAACCGCCTGGTTTGACAGTGGGGAATTTCAACGGCTGCTGGCACGTCGGGTGGCGCTGATGACGGAAAGCCAGCGCGACGATCGTGATGCGCAGCTGGCGCACTATCTGGATAAAGAGATCGCGCCTCAGCTGGCGGCGCTCGGCTTTACGCTGCACCGGCTGGAGAACCCGGCGGCGGCGAACCGGCCTTTTTTGATCGCGACGCGCATTGAGGATGAGGCGCTCCCGACGCTGCTCTGCTACGGGCATGGCGACGTCGTATTCGGCGATGACGAAAACTGGCGCGAAGGGCTGTCGCCGTGGCGGCTGCAGGAAGAGGGCGACCGCTGGTACGGACGCGGCAGCGCCGATAACAAAGGGCAGCACTGCATCAACCTGGCGGCGCTGGAGCAGGTGTTCCACGCGCGCGGCGGCAGGCTCGGCTTTAACTGCAAAATCTTGTTTGAGATGGGGGAAGAGATCAGCTCGCCCGGCCTGGCAGAGATCTGTCAGCAGCAGGCGGAACTGCTGCGCGCCGATCTCTTTATCGCCTCTGACGGCCCGCGCCTGAATGCGGCACGGCCGACGCTGTTTTTAGGCTCGCGCGGCTGCGTCAATTTCCGCCTTAGCATTCATGCGCGCGATAACGCCTACCATTCCGGCAACTGGGGTGGCCTGCTGAGCAACCCCGGTACCCAGCTGGCCAACGCTATTGCCTCGCTGGTGAACCAACAGGGGCAGCTGCGCGTCGCGGCGCTACGGCCCACGTCGCTGACCGACAGCGTGCGGCAGATCCTTAGCGATATCGCTGTCGGCGGCACGCCGGGCGATCCGGCGATTGACATTAACTGGGGCGAAGCGGGGCTGACGCCGACTGAGAGGCTGTACGGCTGGAATACGCTGGAGGTGTTGTCGATGCTGACCGGCAATCCGGCGCGGCCGATGAATGCTATCCCTGGCTCCGCCACCGCGGTTTGCCAGCTGCGCTTTGTCGTCGGTACCGACTGGGAAAATCTGGTCAGCCATATTCAGGCACATCTGCAACAGCACGGCTTTGATAACGTTGAGGTGACATTTCTGCGCGGATCGCCGGCCACGCGCCTCGATCCTGCCGATCCGCTGGTGGCGTGGGCGCTGGCGGTGATGGCGCAGAGCAGCGGTAAAAAGCCGGCGCTGCTGCCTAATCTCGGCGGCTCGCTGCCGAATGAGGTGTTTTCCGAGATCCTTGGCTTACCGACGCTGTGGGTGCCGCACTCATACCCTGCCTGCGGTCAGCATGGGGTGAATGAGCATATGTTGAAATCGATCGCGCGTGAAGGGCTGCAGATCATGACGCGACTGTTCTGGGATCTGGGCGAGCAGGGCGGTGCGCTGCTGGATCGCCGCCGTGCCTGGCGGAGGGCCACGTCATGA
- a CDS encoding alpha/beta fold hydrolase, translating into MLPYSMQGQGETTLVFMHYLGGSHRTWFPTLPYLDRDFRCVALNTPGFGDASQIEGYDVASMARQVDETIRALRLEKVILVGHSMTGKVAMALAAEQPDYLERLILVAPSPPGPQPMSEQDRQAQAAWQGTRQEAETFVDSSCSARLPDALREVAIADAQSASLAALHAWPLHGSREEWRERIGRLQLPALMVLGSEDGNVPGVEAQREIMRNHLPQGELAVIDGAGHLMPMQTPQALAEKMLTFARRAF; encoded by the coding sequence ATGCTGCCATACAGTATGCAGGGGCAGGGCGAAACCACCCTGGTATTCATGCATTATCTGGGCGGCTCGCACCGCACCTGGTTTCCGACGCTGCCTTATCTCGATCGCGATTTCCGCTGCGTGGCGCTGAATACGCCGGGCTTTGGCGATGCATCGCAGATTGAAGGGTATGATGTTGCGTCGATGGCGCGTCAGGTTGATGAGACCATTCGCGCGCTGAGGCTGGAAAAGGTCATTTTGGTTGGTCACTCGATGACCGGTAAGGTGGCAATGGCGCTGGCTGCCGAACAGCCTGATTACCTTGAACGGCTGATACTGGTGGCGCCGTCGCCACCGGGTCCGCAGCCGATGAGCGAGCAGGATCGCCAAGCGCAGGCGGCCTGGCAGGGAACGCGTCAGGAAGCGGAGACCTTTGTGGATAGCTCCTGTTCCGCGCGGCTGCCGGATGCGCTGCGTGAAGTGGCGATTGCCGATGCGCAAAGCGCCAGCCTGGCAGCCTTGCACGCCTGGCCGCTGCATGGCAGCCGCGAAGAGTGGCGTGAACGCATCGGCCGCCTGCAACTGCCTGCGCTGATGGTGCTGGGCAGTGAGGATGGCAACGTGCCGGGCGTGGAGGCGCAGCGGGAGATCATGCGCAACCATTTGCCGCAGGGCGAACTGGCGGTTATCGACGGTGCCGGACACCTGATGCCGATGCAGACGCCACAGGCGCTGGCGGAAAAGATGCTGACTTTTGCGCGCCGCGCCTTTTAG
- a CDS encoding class I mannose-6-phosphate isomerase has protein sequence MKAYPLKLTTPLATHIFGGQRIRQQLGKAGLPESRIAETWEISDVDGMIASVTNGELAGKSLRELTERYPDELVAPGWRGPHFPLLSKFIDGTGMLPVHLHANDALAQQLEQQPNGKTEAWYILWAAPDATCLLGVREGVDNAQLKAALLAEEYDSVMYRVPVKTGDIFYVPGGLLHSFGPDTLIYEIEQTSNIQQHAMPWKMEDGTRLSREEQEKNIDALLEELRPELRCAPQRGLTLEEKDLTRQFCCAGPYFALERWRFSQPQRFSFDSARILSNLGEPLTVEANGVSVALGRAESLLLPAALEEVTLRDAGELLIGYVPDLASEVIAPLRQAGYDETQIAHLGDLQGKLR, from the coding sequence ATGAAAGCCTATCCTTTAAAGCTCACCACGCCGCTGGCGACGCATATTTTCGGCGGCCAGCGCATTCGGCAGCAGCTTGGCAAAGCAGGCCTGCCGGAGTCGCGCATCGCTGAAACCTGGGAGATCAGCGATGTTGACGGCATGATCGCCTCGGTCACTAACGGCGAGCTGGCGGGCAAGAGCCTGCGTGAGCTGACGGAACGTTATCCCGATGAACTGGTCGCGCCCGGCTGGCGCGGCCCGCATTTTCCGCTGCTCAGTAAATTTATCGATGGAACCGGTATGTTGCCGGTTCACCTGCACGCCAACGATGCGCTGGCGCAACAGCTGGAACAACAGCCGAACGGTAAAACCGAGGCCTGGTATATTCTCTGGGCGGCCCCCGACGCCACCTGCCTGCTGGGCGTGCGCGAAGGCGTGGATAACGCGCAGCTGAAGGCGGCGCTGCTGGCGGAAGAGTATGACTCGGTGATGTATCGCGTGCCGGTAAAAACCGGCGATATCTTCTACGTACCCGGTGGCCTGCTGCACAGCTTCGGCCCCGATACACTGATTTATGAAATCGAGCAGACCTCTAATATCCAGCAGCACGCCATGCCGTGGAAGATGGAAGATGGCACGCGCCTCTCCCGGGAAGAGCAGGAGAAGAACATCGATGCGCTGCTGGAGGAACTGCGTCCTGAACTGCGCTGCGCGCCTCAGCGCGGGCTGACACTAGAGGAGAAAGATCTGACGCGGCAGTTCTGTTGCGCCGGGCCTTACTTCGCGCTGGAGCGCTGGCGCTTTAGCCAGCCGCAGCGTTTCAGCTTCGATAGCGCGCGCATTCTCTCTAATCTGGGCGAGCCGCTGACGGTAGAGGCCAACGGCGTGAGCGTGGCGTTAGGACGCGCCGAATCGCTGCTGCTGCCCGCCGCGCTGGAAGAGGTGACGCTGCGCGACGCTGGCGAACTGCTGATCGGCTATGTGCCGGATCTGGCGAGCGAGGTGATTGCGCCGCTGCGTCAGGCAGGCTATGACGAAACGCAGATCGCGCATCTGGGCGATCTGCAGGGCAAATTGCGCTAG
- a CDS encoding EmmdR/YeeO family multidrug/toxin efflux MATE transporter produces MQTLLVKLRRAIEGTAWYPKRRSYRVLFWREITPLAVPIFIENLCVLLMGVLSTFLVSWLGKEAMAGVGLADSFNMVVISFFAAVDLGTTVVVAFSLGKRDGDRARAATRQSLALMTVMSLLLVGVIEFYGHVIIDGIAGSASPQVKELALSYLQTSAWSYPAAAIALIGSGALRGAGNTKIPMLINGGMNILNIVISGVLIYGCFSWEGLGFVGAGLGLTISRYIGAIGVIVVLMVGFNPALRIPLRSYFSRWNSKILMEVLGIGVPASIESVLFNGGKLLTQVFVAGMGTSEIAGNFIAFSIASLINLPGNALGSASTIIVGTRLGKNQIGQATRQLKHIFWLATFGLCALAFLSAPFAGLLARFYTREQDVIDVVKHLVWLNAACMPIWAASWVLPAGLKGARDARYTMYVSMLSMWGARVVAGYLLGIVLGMGVVGVWLGMFLDWLVRGIFFWRRLISGKWLQKYRPVAKRT; encoded by the coding sequence TTGCAAACTTTACTCGTCAAACTGCGGCGCGCCATTGAAGGCACGGCGTGGTATCCAAAACGGCGCTCCTACCGGGTGCTGTTCTGGCGTGAAATCACGCCGCTGGCGGTGCCGATCTTTATCGAAAACCTCTGCGTGCTGCTGATGGGAGTGCTGAGTACCTTCCTGGTTAGCTGGCTGGGAAAAGAGGCGATGGCGGGCGTTGGGCTGGCCGATAGCTTCAATATGGTAGTGATCTCCTTTTTCGCCGCGGTCGATCTCGGCACCACGGTGGTGGTGGCCTTTAGCCTTGGCAAGCGCGACGGCGATCGCGCCCGTGCGGCGACGCGTCAGTCGCTGGCGTTGATGACGGTGATGTCGCTGCTGCTGGTGGGGGTGATTGAGTTCTACGGCCACGTGATTATCGATGGTATCGCCGGCAGCGCCTCGCCGCAGGTTAAAGAGCTGGCGCTGAGCTATCTGCAAACCTCCGCCTGGAGCTATCCGGCGGCGGCGATCGCCCTGATCGGCAGCGGCGCGCTACGTGGCGCGGGCAATACTAAAATTCCGATGCTGATTAACGGCGGGATGAATATCCTGAACATTGTCATCAGCGGCGTGCTGATCTACGGCTGCTTCTCGTGGGAGGGGCTGGGGTTTGTCGGCGCAGGCCTGGGGCTGACTATCTCACGCTATATCGGCGCCATCGGGGTGATCGTGGTGCTGATGGTGGGCTTTAACCCGGCGCTGCGTATTCCGCTGCGCAGCTACTTCAGCCGCTGGAACAGCAAAATTCTGATGGAGGTGCTGGGCATCGGCGTGCCTGCCAGTATCGAATCGGTGCTGTTTAACGGCGGCAAGCTGCTGACGCAGGTGTTTGTCGCCGGTATGGGCACCAGCGAAATCGCCGGTAACTTTATCGCGTTCTCTATCGCCTCGCTGATTAACCTGCCGGGCAACGCCCTTGGCTCCGCCTCGACCATTATCGTTGGCACACGACTGGGGAAAAATCAGATTGGCCAGGCGACGCGCCAGCTGAAACATATTTTCTGGCTGGCGACCTTCGGCCTGTGTGCGCTGGCCTTCCTATCGGCGCCGTTCGCCGGGCTGCTGGCGCGGTTCTATACGCGTGAACAGGATGTGATTGATGTGGTGAAACATCTGGTCTGGCTGAATGCTGCCTGTATGCCGATCTGGGCCGCCTCCTGGGTACTGCCCGCCGGGCTGAAGGGCGCGCGTGATGCCCGTTATACCATGTATGTTTCGATGCTGAGCATGTGGGGCGCACGCGTGGTGGCGGGTTACCTGCTGGGGATCGTGCTGGGTATGGGCGTGGTGGGCGTCTGGCTGGGCATGTTCCTTGACTGGCTGGTGCGCGGTATTTTCTTCTGGCGTCGCCTGATCAGCGGCAAGTGGCTGCAAAAATACCGGCCGGTGGCGAAACGAACCTGA
- the mtfA gene encoding DgsA anti-repressor MtfA, whose translation MIKWPWKEKASPAPLPWQQALAVPIFASLQPDEEQTLAQLAQRFLQQKRLVPLAGLELDALHHARIALLFCLPVLKLGLEWLDGFHEVLIYPAPFIAEDSWQDEDGLVHSDRSVQSGQSWQQGPIILNWLDIQDSFDLSGFNLIVHEVAHKLDARGSGYTNGVPAIPLREVASWEQDLHAAMEAIQEEVDLVGENAATIDAYAATDPAECFAVLSEYFFSAPELLAQRFPTFYRRLTHFYRQDPLARLRPQAEALQQDVPQA comes from the coding sequence ATGATCAAATGGCCGTGGAAAGAAAAGGCTTCCCCAGCGCCTTTGCCCTGGCAACAGGCGCTGGCGGTGCCGATCTTTGCTTCACTCCAGCCGGATGAGGAGCAGACGCTGGCACAGCTGGCACAGCGCTTTCTGCAGCAGAAGCGGCTGGTGCCGCTGGCTGGCCTGGAGCTGGACGCGCTGCATCATGCGCGCATCGCCCTGCTGTTCTGTCTGCCGGTGCTGAAGCTGGGGCTGGAATGGCTGGATGGGTTTCATGAAGTGCTGATCTATCCGGCGCCCTTTATCGCCGAAGATAGCTGGCAGGATGAAGATGGGCTGGTGCATAGCGATCGCAGCGTGCAGTCGGGCCAGAGCTGGCAGCAGGGGCCGATTATTCTCAACTGGCTTGATATTCAGGATTCGTTCGATCTCAGCGGCTTCAACCTGATCGTGCATGAAGTGGCGCACAAGCTGGATGCGCGCGGCAGCGGCTACACCAACGGCGTGCCGGCGATCCCGCTGCGCGAAGTGGCGAGCTGGGAGCAGGATCTGCACGCCGCGATGGAAGCCATTCAGGAGGAGGTCGATCTGGTGGGCGAAAACGCCGCCACCATTGATGCCTATGCCGCAACCGATCCGGCGGAGTGCTTCGCGGTGCTGTCAGAATATTTTTTCAGCGCCCCTGAACTGCTGGCGCAGCGCTTCCCGACCTTCTACCGCCGTCTGACCCATTTTTACCGGCAGGATCCGCTGGCGCGCCTCCGGCCGCAGGCAGAAGCGCTGCAGCAGGATGTGCCGCAGGCGTGA
- a CDS encoding sulfatase-like hydrolase/transferase — protein sequence MNAKLSLAAAVALAFTAAPALASPAVSTGRPNIILLFADDMGWADMSVQGAKTPTAHLDRLAASGQRWTNFYVSSPVCSPSRGGLMTGRLETRTGLYGAQTPVLLEKDPDGFPADEITIADSLRQNGYRTIMYGKWHLGNQPEQFPTRHGFDEWFGIPISNDCYSTQVDLFDGLTSSDPQTVKNTLAIVEKGNSAPRQAYWNVPLYHSYRYKGQQVDYLVPQGFQQASFTKVVTEKAVNYISENKDHPFFIYMAYPQTHVPLFGSPEFKGKGHNRYGDIMLEIDWSVGQIYQALQDNQLAENTIVIFTSDNGPWLMYDKYGVSGSAQPLRDGKSTPWEGGQRVPFIISWPGNIAPAVVEDIGSTLDLLPTLMAITGSAHAQQTLDGFDLSAAFLRRQPSARTFMPYFYKGEMEAWREGDYKLVFTRYENGQPVKLAQPLLFNLRNDVGEQRDLAAQQPERYQQLIKSAHDYLLSLGEKRPPLFDI from the coding sequence ATGAACGCTAAACTGAGTCTGGCGGCGGCGGTAGCGCTTGCCTTTACGGCGGCGCCCGCGCTGGCCAGCCCTGCGGTGTCAACCGGACGTCCTAATATTATCCTGCTGTTCGCTGATGATATGGGCTGGGCCGATATGTCCGTGCAGGGCGCGAAAACCCCCACCGCGCATCTTGATCGGCTGGCGGCCAGCGGCCAGCGCTGGACCAATTTCTATGTCTCTTCGCCGGTCTGTTCGCCCAGCCGCGGCGGACTAATGACCGGCCGCCTGGAAACGCGCACCGGCCTGTATGGCGCGCAAACCCCGGTACTGCTGGAAAAAGATCCCGACGGTTTTCCCGCTGATGAGATCACTATCGCCGATTCGCTGCGGCAAAACGGCTACCGCACCATCATGTATGGCAAATGGCACCTCGGCAATCAGCCGGAGCAGTTCCCCACCCGTCACGGCTTTGACGAATGGTTCGGCATTCCCATCAGCAATGACTGCTACAGCACGCAGGTCGATCTGTTTGACGGCCTCACCTCTTCCGATCCGCAGACCGTTAAAAATACCCTCGCGATTGTAGAAAAGGGTAACAGCGCGCCGCGCCAGGCATACTGGAACGTGCCGCTTTATCACTCCTATCGCTATAAAGGGCAGCAGGTTGATTATCTGGTGCCGCAGGGCTTCCAGCAGGCCAGCTTTACCAAAGTGGTGACGGAGAAGGCGGTCAACTATATCAGCGAGAATAAAGATCACCCCTTCTTCATCTATATGGCCTATCCGCAAACCCATGTGCCGCTGTTCGGCTCGCCGGAGTTCAAAGGCAAAGGCCACAACCGTTACGGCGATATCATGCTGGAGATCGACTGGTCGGTAGGCCAGATCTATCAGGCGCTGCAGGATAACCAGCTGGCGGAAAACACCATCGTGATTTTCACCTCCGATAACGGCCCCTGGCTGATGTATGACAAATATGGCGTTTCCGGCTCGGCGCAGCCGCTGCGCGACGGCAAAAGCACGCCCTGGGAAGGCGGCCAGCGCGTGCCTTTTATTATCAGCTGGCCGGGCAACATCGCGCCTGCGGTGGTAGAGGATATCGGCAGCACCCTCGATCTGCTGCCCACGCTGATGGCGATCACCGGCAGCGCACACGCGCAGCAAACGCTGGACGGCTTTGACTTAAGCGCCGCCTTTTTACGGCGTCAGCCCAGCGCGCGCACCTTTATGCCCTACTTCTATAAAGGCGAAATGGAAGCGTGGCGCGAAGGGGACTATAAGCTGGTGTTTACGCGCTATGAAAACGGCCAGCCGGTGAAGCTGGCGCAGCCGCTGCTGTTTAACCTGCGCAATGACGTCGGCGAGCAACGCGATCTCGCCGCGCAGCAGCCGGAACGTTATCAGCAGCTGATAAAAAGCGCGCACGATTACCTGCTGTCGCTGGGGGAAAAGCGTCCGCCGCTGTTTGATATCTGA
- a CDS encoding LysR family transcriptional regulator, with translation MLSSEMRYFLAVAAAGSLSAASEQLFVAASAISRQIQRLEAQVGAPLFRRHARGMVLTEEGEIFARRVRKSLLDMEYAIAEIKGLKAVRRAHIRIACTDGLAFSLLPRLLADFRADNPAVHFSLKVTSSQGVAELVRAGECDLALQFSLHPERDVEVIASWPAPVLLVMHQTHPLADRPVNLAELGAWPLALPEQNTTVRQLFDLSCQMSGSIVEPVLTCDNFSALYHFLRHTPQAITLCSHFTLLYGAEADGLIMKTTGVDQLSQRTLQLQTVAGRPRSAALNLLVRFLTERLTCASHH, from the coding sequence ATGTTAAGCAGTGAAATGCGCTATTTTCTTGCGGTGGCGGCAGCGGGATCGCTCAGCGCCGCCAGCGAGCAGCTGTTTGTTGCCGCCTCCGCCATCAGCCGGCAGATCCAGCGGCTGGAGGCGCAGGTCGGCGCGCCGCTGTTCCGCCGTCACGCGCGCGGTATGGTGCTGACCGAAGAGGGGGAGATTTTTGCGCGCCGCGTCCGGAAAAGCCTGCTGGATATGGAGTACGCCATTGCGGAAATTAAAGGGCTGAAGGCAGTGCGCCGCGCCCATATCCGCATCGCCTGCACCGACGGGTTGGCCTTTAGCCTGCTGCCGCGCCTGCTGGCTGATTTCCGCGCCGACAATCCGGCGGTGCATTTTTCGCTGAAGGTCACCAGCAGCCAGGGGGTAGCGGAGCTGGTGCGCGCCGGCGAATGCGATCTGGCGCTGCAGTTCAGCCTGCATCCGGAGCGCGACGTCGAGGTGATCGCTTCCTGGCCGGCGCCGGTGCTGCTGGTGATGCATCAGACGCATCCGCTGGCGGATAGGCCGGTAAACCTGGCGGAACTGGGCGCCTGGCCGCTGGCGCTGCCAGAGCAGAACACCACGGTGCGCCAGCTATTCGATCTCTCCTGCCAGATGAGCGGCAGCATCGTTGAGCCGGTGCTGACCTGCGATAACTTCTCCGCGCTCTACCACTTTCTGCGCCATACGCCACAGGCGATCACTCTCTGCAGCCACTTTACTCTGCTGTATGGCGCGGAGGCCGATGGCCTGATAATGAAAACTACCGGCGTCGATCAGTTGAGCCAGCGCACGCTGCAGCTGCAAACGGTGGCGGGCAGGCCGCGCAGCGCCGCGCTGAACCTGTTGGTTAGGTTTTTAACCGAGCGGCTAACCTGCGCCAGCCACCACTGA
- a CDS encoding glucose 1-dehydrogenase, with protein MTDRPQHPQQAQQQTWPGSFLQMQPKPDHGETSYKGSGRLKGKTALVTGGDSGIGRAVAIAYAREGADVVISYLDEHDDAKDTAKRVEEAGQQALLIAGDITEAEHCRRIVAQTAERFGKIDIVVNNAAFQMTRQSLDDISDDEFDRTMKTNIYAMFHICKAAVPHMPSGGSIINTASVNADQPKPKLLAYSATKAAIVNFSGSLAALLAEKGIRANAVAPGPIWTPLIPSTMPPEQVESFGGEVPLQRMGQPAELASTYVMLASDEASYISGATIAVTGGVAVI; from the coding sequence ATGACAGACCGTCCACAACATCCTCAGCAGGCGCAACAGCAAACCTGGCCCGGCAGCTTCCTGCAGATGCAGCCGAAACCTGACCATGGTGAAACCAGCTATAAAGGCTCCGGCCGCCTGAAAGGAAAAACCGCCCTGGTGACCGGCGGCGACTCCGGGATTGGTCGCGCCGTTGCCATCGCCTATGCCCGTGAAGGCGCAGACGTGGTGATCTCCTATCTGGATGAGCATGACGACGCTAAAGACACTGCGAAGCGAGTGGAAGAGGCGGGCCAGCAAGCGTTGCTGATCGCAGGCGATATCACCGAGGCGGAACACTGCCGCCGCATCGTAGCGCAGACCGCTGAGCGCTTCGGCAAAATCGATATCGTGGTGAATAACGCGGCGTTTCAGATGACGCGCCAGTCGCTGGACGACATCAGCGATGACGAATTCGATCGCACCATGAAAACCAACATTTATGCGATGTTCCATATCTGTAAGGCGGCGGTACCGCATATGCCGTCGGGCGGTTCGATCATTAACACCGCCTCGGTGAATGCCGATCAGCCGAAGCCGAAGCTGCTCGCCTATTCGGCGACCAAAGCGGCGATCGTTAATTTTTCCGGCAGCCTCGCAGCGCTGCTGGCGGAGAAGGGCATTCGCGCTAACGCCGTCGCCCCTGGCCCCATCTGGACGCCGCTTATCCCGTCAACCATGCCGCCGGAACAGGTGGAAAGCTTTGGCGGCGAAGTGCCGTTGCAGCGTATGGGGCAGCCGGCTGAACTGGCCTCCACGTATGTGATGCTGGCAAGCGATGAAGCAAGCTATATCTCCGGCGCAACCATCGCCGTCACGGGCGGCGTCGCGGTTATTTAA